The Arachis ipaensis cultivar K30076 chromosome B07, Araip1.1, whole genome shotgun sequence genomic interval ACAAACCAGGAAGCTGATTCAGAGCAATCAACTGTTCAACGTTCTTCACATTTCTCCGTAACAAAAGCTGTTTCAAAGTGGATTGTAGTGCGTTCTTATGTCGCATGAGATACTTCTCTGCATCACCAGCCACTGCAACTGCCTACAAATACATGTTCACTGAAATCTACTCACATAATTACCTCATATAAATCAAACCATGAATGAATAGTAAACTGTGAAATAAAATGGCAAAGAGAACTCAGAAAGTAGAAACCCCTAACCTGGCCGAAAAGAATATCATACACAATGATGTAAACCAATTCTTGTTGTCTCTGCAAAATCAACGGTAGCTGAAATCTAAAgtttctttttatttaaaaaaaaaaaagtgattgaAACTTGAAAGTGGTTATTAACTTGTATACCTTCCACTTGGNNNNNNNNNNNNNNNNNNNNNNNNNGAGAGAAAGAGTGTGAAGAATGTGAAGCAAATGTGAGAAACGGTTACGTTTGAGAGTCTGACAAATGAGGGCGAAAGTGGCCTTCTTGTTCCTGACGGAGGGTTTGTAGATGAGGGATTTGATGGAGGCCAGTGCACGGCGGTTGGCGTCGCCCTGCAGAACCACTCTGAGAACCTTCGCCGCCTCTCTCCGAGCGAAGTACGCCGACCTCTCTGCCCCCTTCAGACTCGGTTTCTGCTTTTCTTGAGTTCCATCGCCGCCATCCTTCGATCTGTTATTCTTCTGCTGCTTCGTCGGAACACGACCCATTCCCGAGGGTTTTTCGAGGGTTTTTGAGCTGAGCTCAACCAAATGACTAACACCGCACCGGTAATCGCATTTTGCGAACAACGGCTTCCTCTTTGTTTTTGTTGTCGTTTTACCGCATTTGTGAAACGACAAAAGTTTTTATTGTCGTTTAATGTCCTGCAACTGCAAACACACGAAAAGATACTCAAGTCCAGTCCAATAAAGTTAGCCCAAAATTATGACCCAACAGGCCCATATTTTTCATGACAAAAACAAAAGGCCTTTGTGATTCTACTAATTTTCTTGTACTAAAAAGTTTGATAATGTAGCACTTGTGTGAGTAATATTGGTGTGAGCTAAAAACACCATCTGATTTCAAAGTGGCACGATCTAATTCAAAAATTTCACCTAATTGAGCACGTCTAGTATATTTTTTCACAGTAGCGGGATCACTCTGTTTAGTATTACTTTATATATATGATTGCTTTAGTCCGTCCCACTTCTCTTTCTTTCATGTTGTCACCAGCGCTACTGGGAAAGCAATAAGTGAGACAGAGGTTACTGGGGAAAGGCGAGAAAGTCAGTCCATCAAACCATTTACTTCGTAACCTTTACTTGGAAGACTAAACTCCTGAAATAAGACAACACAGGGGGTGGAGTGAGCCTAGAGTAGAATAAGACTCCCTTAGAGACTCTCAACTCATACCAGGGCAGGCAGGGAAAGACTGAGACTACCGATACCGAGCGGGGGTTGATGAAAGATCACAGGATAGAGACCTTACGGTTGGTCTCTATGCCTGCTTCACTTCGTAGCATTAAGGGGACAGGACCAACTAGAGTTAGTCGAGTAGTCGGTTTACTCATCTGCTTAAATAACTGTCCGGAATTTGAATCCCTTAACATACTTCTTCTGATAGATCTGAACTTTTGCTTTGGACATTATAACCTTCAAATATCCAAGGACTTCAAAagataaaaatgacaaaaatatttttataaaatttttaaatgtgacaaaaataataaaagaaatctTTCTTTTTTCATGTCACAAGTTTGTAGAAAAATCTGGTTAATTATTTAGATTATGCAtgcaaaaaatcaaaacaaaattcaTCCTTTAATCctctcttttcattttcttttaatttcaaccatttaaaaaatacaaaagacTTTTTAGCGTAAAgttatcaaattttaaagataaaaatgtcaaatttttttaatcatactttttaaaaaacaaaatcaaaatttaatttttaaaattttttagtaaTACTACATATCTAATATTGAGTTATTTTTGTATGCGTTTAAATATTCTTTAAGGAACTGTTGTCGCTTTGATTTTTCAAGAATAATTATGTTAacgttaaatttttgaaaataatttttgtggTTTACTcttaaatatctttaaaaaaaaaactgataAAAGGTTTATATAATGGACACACACATTTCAAAGTTTTTTAATAGAGTCCTGTAGAATACAATAGGCtatatgagttacaaaatgaacatggCTATGAGTTACAAAATTAACATTACCGTTTTAATATTTAGAATAACCATCTGAGtattagggataataaacatctcatgtcatAAAATTACTATTCATCCCAAAAACTTAAGCTGATTTTGAAGTTCACTAAAGATCGAACTCTAATACATTGTCATAATACCACTCATCCCAGAGGCTTACGCTGatggaaaaaggtaacactaataattatatctctaatattccCTAAACTTCCATTGTACGTATTGTACAGATATTCCATTGActcctcatacttttcctttttaatattaaagaaaaagatgacAGAAAGGAGATCATTCATTTTTATATGGCCACCGAAATCATATTTCTACATGTTTGActgtaaaattataaaatcatatggTTGGCCGAGCAACATGCTGTTGCTCTTTTCTCCACGTAGTGAAAGTTTTATTGTTATACTTCAACTATGATATTTATTTATTGATGTGTCTATTTCTGCATTACCTAGAAATGATTATGATCAACAAGTCTAATTGtaatatttgaaaaataatgGAGAGTCTCGGAGTCATTTTACACAAAAGTTAAATGGTTATTGAAATATTGATATTCGTTAGTTAGTGCCCTATGTATGTATATCTTATTTGTGGAAGTATAAATTAAGGTAAAAGCTCAGCcgttaaatgaaaatttagtcaaatcagtgaaatcatttaacggctctgaagtatcaacttcacgtgaagtcgactgtacctgagttttcaccataaATTAAATCTAGAAGATAGAGACACTTAAGCCTTAAAATGAAACAAACACACAAGCACCAGGATAGGCATTTGTGCGAGGATGCTTCCAAGAAACAAGGTTTATGATTTGACATTTTCCTAATTAGGATGCGAAATTGACAAAGACCATAACCTCAACTCAATGAAATTCATACTTTGTGTTGGAATATTAAATTCTTGCGACAGACACTCGATGTAAAATACATCATTCATGATTTTTGGTAGCTGTACTTTTTCGAATCAAATAAGGTCCTTCCGTCATCGTCATGGTACTCCAAAATAATAGAACTCAGTGGAAGATACATGTGAACTTTCCCCGGTATATATTTCATTATTATttctaactaataaaaataaatatttaattttaaaaatgtaaaataattttgagtatttatctattttggtttctaaaaaattttaaattagacactttaatttttaattaaaattaattatctgATTAGTTCCTAATAATTAATTCCGTCAGCTATTTGGGTTTTTTGTTCCGTCAACTCTAATGAAAGATAAAATAGTCCCTAACAATTCTAACAGGGACAAAATAGTCTCTGATCCCTCTGTTCGAAAACGACACTGTTTTTCCCCAATTTTTATTATATCTCGCATAACCTTAATAGTCTAACATTGGAACTTCAAGCTACATAATGCATACTCTGCACCTTCAAtgttcacaagaagaaaaattctcaacttgttctcaaccaattcatactaTGAAAACTAATGACCATATCTCTCAAGTACTTGTCATCTTCGATAGATCTCATGAATCTAGACAGCAAATCCAATTTGTTAAGACCCGTCGTCATTGTCACTATTTCCCTCCTTATTTGCCCTATCATCTCCATGGCCACATTGTCCACCACCCCGATTGCTTCCTTTagcttcttctctcctttctatcTCACCTCCTCTCATCAGCTTGGACTCCGAGAgagaaggaatgaagcactcggGGTTCATTTCAAATAAGAATTTGCATATAATGTCGAAGGATAATTTTTTCATAATGTCTTgatgtccaacaatctatattgcttgctGGAGAGTGGAGAAAGGCATGTCCTTTGAGTAGTTGTGGAATTTGGTCTTTAGGATGTGGTGGACGCTATCAGGGTTGGAGGTGATGCTGTTATCGAGAACGTGGAGGTAAATGCTTTTGGTGGGTGAAGTGCAGAGGAGGTGGGTATACCAGTCATAGATATTTGAGAAGTGTGTGGtccatgacatgttgaggtaggtgTGACATGCCATAGCTTGATcttgaagatgaagaggagaaAGGGAAAATGGAGAAGAAGATtgtgaaggtgaagaaggagagtCTAAATATTAGGGTTATGCGATATATGATGGAAATTGGGGGAGAATGGTACCGTTTCCGAATAGAAGGGGTCATGGACCATTTTGTCAtccgttagagttgacggagCAAAGAACTTAAGTGACTGGCAgagttaattgttagggaccaatcgagtaattaattttagttagagGCTAAAGTGTCTGGTTCAAAATTCTCTGGGGACCAAAATGGGTAAATACTCAATAGTTTTATATGTGCATTTTATTATATAACGTTATATtcgtataaataattatatttcacATTGACTGCGTGAATAATCATCCAAACAAATAAATGTAATTGTATGACTATATAAAATATTCTACAATGTCAGTgtgttaaaaattaaattataaaattaaataatttaaaaaaattaaaaatatgataaaataacTANNNNNNNNNNNNNNNNNNNNNNNNNTGTGTGAAAAGAAAACATTTTCAAATAAAGTCTAAAGtcaaatttaactttaatttttgcatataatatttaaataattatctaaatatTCTCATAAATACTTAAGTTGTTTGTCATTGTTAAAAAGACGGtatcttttgttatttttatcatattttaaaaTCTTTCTAAAGCTTATGATGAACTTTTAAGTTTCATATTGACAGTTTATAGGCTTTTATCATTTCTTTTTGGGACCATATAATTTGGTGACAAATCACTTCCTCTAGTCCTTAAAATGCTATTAATCACTAAATGATTCTTATATTATTCTCTTGTTGTTAAGATGCTAACAAGTACTAAATTCTTGTGCTATTGGCAGTTATTTTTTGTTTATAGGGTTTTATCACTTTTGAACCATATAAATTGGTAAGAAATCAATTTCTCTCTGGTCCCTTAGATGTTAATAATCGCGAAATTCTTGTGTTATTTGCAGTTATTTTATGTTTATAGACTTCGACTTTTACCTTTCCTGGGACCATATAATTAATTTGGCAAAAAATAACTTTTTCTGGTCCCTAAGAAGCTAACAATCGCTAaattattgtgttatttgtatttatttttgttttataatCTTATAGTTCGTTTAATTAACACATATTTGTACactaatttttgtttaaaaaatgaGTCTATAAAAGCTCTAATTGCACAAGGTATAAAAAATAAACTCTTTacatattttatttcatatttttaaatattaataattaactgatatccaaaaataataaattttaacggCATTCTTTTTGTTATAGAGAGACTAATTATTATTGTTAATAATAATGTGCAATCTAtgactaaaaaaaaataaactctTTACACCACAAATTTTTGTAAATGTCAATACTCAATAGTACTTGAATACATATACACTCCtctatatttatattaaaattgtatattattcttttaaattaatggcaaaaacattcatttaatttattaggtttaattactctattggttcctatagtttcgcaaaatttttaattaggtccctatactttttttccttttaattgagtcgttgtaccaaattttttttaattgagtccctacacttttttttccttttatttgagtccctgcaccaattttttttaattgaattcgtatacaattaagccaattattaccaagagggacctaattgaaaaaaaaaattgatacaggaaccaattaaaagaaaaaaaagtataaagtcctaattaaaaattttgtaaaactataagaaccaacagaataattaaaccaatttATTAATTAGCAAGCACAAGTTAAGATAAGCATGAAGCTTTATTGGCGTGGGGATGGAAGGAAGAACTTGTGGTTTGAAGAAACTTGAGTCAAGCTTCAAGAATACAAAGTCACTATCACTTTGGAGTTTTGACTTGTATTTCTTCTTAATTAGCTATGTGTGAACATAGTAAAGGGATTGGTCCAACCACGAGATTGCATCTTCAACTTTTACAAATATCATTATTTATTACCaaagttaattaatttatttggcAACGACATCAACATCAACATTTCTTGATTTAAATGTGTCCCACCACTCTAATTAAAGCTTCCTACTATGATTCATACGAAGGTTACCATGAAGTTACCTacctatatatattatatatatgcatgcattaTGAGATTAATGTTAGCAATCGATTAATTAAGATGAGTAGTGATAAGAATAAAAAAGCAGCAGATTCACCTGAAAACGGTGATTCCACCAACCAGTGGTTCTTTGAGCTCTCTGACTACTTGAAgctgaatgatgatgatgatgatcaatGGCCAGATGATGATAATGTTCCACCACCACTACCAGAAGCAGAGCCATTATTTTTTCCCAATACTAATGAAGTTGGAGATTTTGGAGCAAGTGGCAGCGGCAGTAACCACCTTCAAGGGTCTTCTAATGCTCGTAATATAACTAACTGATGGATCATATATGCATGAACATATACCAGAGTATCTTTAATttaattaggtttaattactctctcAATTCCTATCATtttatcgaatttttaattaggtttttatacttttttttttctttttaattgggtctctatattatattagattttgtaattaaatctCTACCATGACAAAAACGCTGAAACTAACGGAATATTCGATTTAACTATACAGAATATTCAGTCAAGTATGAAGTATATTCATTTTGTTTAATGGAATATTTCATTAATTCAAATGTTTTTGTCagaaacttaattacaaaatctaaTATGGTATAGAGACTCaatcgaaaagaaaaaaaaagtataagaacctaattgaaaatttagtaaaattatagggattgatagagtaattaaactatttaattagtattaattataTACATATTTATCCTTGTTTGGTTGTATTTATGGCATGTAGGAGAGGTTAGTGGAAGTGAGAAGAAAGATGTTAGGGAGAGAGTTGCATTCAAAACCAAGTCCGAGGTTGAAATCATAGACGATGGTTACAGGTGGAGGAAGTACGGAAAGAAAATGGTTAAGAACAGCCCAAACCCAAGGTATCTTGGTAATTTGcttatttatttaaattctaTTAGAATTTAGATTGAAAAATGCATGTTGAAAAATGATTATCTGGAGCATGAACATTTGCAAATAGCTTTGGATATAATATTAGAATTGAAATTGAGTATGTTTAATTCAATCTCTAAAATTAGTTCAAATAGTAAGAGTAAAAAATATCTCGCACTTACAAAttatttaaaagtaaaaattcaggtgcagtAAACTTTACGTAAAATTGACTTATTGCACATGAATTTTCACCTTATTTAAAGACTATATTCTTAAAAGATCATAGACTTGTAAAAAACTCCAAAGTGTAGAGTGTTAATATATAGATGTGGATGATGATGATGCAGAAACTACTATAGGTGTACAGTGGATGGATGTCGGGTAAAGAAGAGAGTTGAAAGAGACAGGGAAGATCCCACATATGTAATTACAACCTACGAAGGAAACCATACTCACCCAACATCTTAGAAGAATCTCAACCAACAACCATTGCATACTATATGGAATTACCAAACAGAGCAAACTCATCTAGCTTTTGAAACCAAAATCATCATTCAGATATCTACTACCTCTGCTTGTGGTATTCCCTATATATATGCATGCTTTGTAATGTTCGCTGATTCTCCCCATCCCCTAGCTAGGATAGGTTCATTCCCtaagtattttttttcttagttttcatCAGCAAAATGTTTCTTATTGGAATTGGTTTGTGAATTTTGCGGTAAACCCGCAATTTTGTTGGTTATGTTTTTGgtaaggaaaaaaaaatatagattttAAGAAGTTCCAGCCAAAAAACACCAACGTATATATAGTTTGTTTAGCATATATATTCGAATCAACCGTTTGATTTCAACGAGAATATTGGTGATAAATCGAACATAACATCACAATTATATATACACAATCACAAATACTTGATGCAGAGTTAGtatgattttaataaaatatttgaaaCAATTGTTGTCGATTGGCCTATTAGCTCAGTTGGTTAGAGCGTCGTGCTAATAACGCGAAGGTCGTAGGTTCGAGACCTGCATGGGCCACTCATTTTTTAATTACGCATACATATAATAAGGCAGCACTAATGGCTAATTTAGGCTGTTAATATAGATTACGTTGCCTAATAGCCGGAAAGTAGAAGAAGGACTTGATGCAATTAGTCCCGAAATGAAAAAGGAAGAGCCCAGCCCAATCTTTTCAaatgacagaaaaataaaattaaaaaaaaaaaggcagaAACGTAGGGAGGAGGCGAAGAGCAATATAAAGCGATAACGTGATACGAGGGCACGTAGCAACTACCAAATCAGTTTACCATCACTacgaagaaagagaaaagaaaacagaGCGCGTGGCGATGGAAGGCAAAGGGTTATTGAAACTGCCGTATGATACGACGGTGAAGTTTATGCTGGCGTCACTTGAGCGTAACCTCCTCCCAGATGCACTCATTCGGACACTCACTCGCGTCCTTTTGTCCACGCGCCTTCGCTCTTCCTACAGGCCTTCCTCCCACCTTCAGCTCTCTGACCTTCTCCATTTTGCTCATtgtctcttctcttctcttctctttctaacTCACTAACTAACTTCTTCCATTTCATATTTAACGCATTTCACTTTCCACATCCCTCCTTCAGCTTTGCGAGAGATGCCTATTGCAGTCAACACTGATAAGCCCAAATCTCAGCACTATGAATTGCCAACCTCTTTCTTCAAGCTCGTCCTTGGAACCAATCTCAAATACAGGTCATTCCTTTTATCTTAATCTTCATTAATTCACACAATTGTAAACTTGGAAGAGAACACTGCAATTATTATGGTTAGAACTTAGGACTCCAAATTTTCCCATGTGACTACTCTAGCTTATAAAGATACATGTACGTGCATAATGGTGCTGTTTCGTTGAAATTTAGAGTTTGTTTGTGagtttctaagaaaagatcttttttcgagttatctttttttaaaagattttataaaaaagtaaaagtaattggtatctcatgcaaaaaatctttttatctatcaattatgtatgtttgggtataacgatataaaagtacttttttgtttatttattagatgaaaaatatcttttttttttgttttttaagagaaaaagatcttttaaaaaaagtaataaattacagcttctcaaaaaagatttttttttctagtgcttttatttttactactagaaatttgtcaaacacgttaaaaaattaaaaaagataaaaaaaaaattttttttttatcaaaataatagcgCCCAAGCAAACAATTAGTTATAAATGAATCCTCTTTGTTGCACAATGTATATAAAAGGGCATGTTCCTTTGCATGAAAAAGAAGTAGAGTCTTCTAGCAATGGTTGAGTGGTCTCTGTGTGACCTCAAAG includes:
- the LOC107608493 gene encoding probable WRKY transcription factor 50 yields the protein MSSDKNKKAADSPENGDSTNQWFFELSDYLKLNDDDDDQWPDDDNVPPPLPEAEPLFFPNTNEVGDFGASGSGSNHLQGSSNAREVSGSEKKDVRERVAFKTKSEVEIIDDGYRWRKYGKKMVKNSPNPRNYYRCTVDGCRVKKRVERDREDPTYVITTYEGNHTHPTS